A window of Costertonia aggregata contains these coding sequences:
- the dapA gene encoding 4-hydroxy-tetrahydrodipicolinate synthase, protein MEKFVGTGVALVTPFKKDLSVDVDALQNIVAHSIDGGVDYLVVLGTTGESVTLGKAEKQLVMDTVVTVNAGRLPLVLGVGGNNTHLVCEELKTLRLQEFDGILSVSPYYNKPTQEGIYQHFKAISESSPLPIIVYNVPGRTGSNILPKTTLRLANDFENIIAVKEASGDLVQIMQIIKHKPTGFHVISGDDITALPTVLAGGSGVISVLGQGLPSEFSKMVRSGLNGEQESAYQTHYQLTELMELIFEEGNPAGIKTVFETLGLSSATVRLPLVEASNILKEKISEAIKPFVKVSV, encoded by the coding sequence ATGGAAAAGTTTGTCGGCACGGGTGTAGCATTGGTCACACCTTTTAAAAAAGATTTGTCCGTAGACGTTGATGCACTGCAAAACATCGTAGCGCATAGTATTGATGGTGGAGTTGATTATTTGGTGGTATTGGGCACTACGGGAGAATCGGTTACCTTGGGTAAAGCGGAAAAGCAATTAGTGATGGATACCGTTGTGACCGTAAATGCAGGTAGGTTGCCACTCGTTTTAGGTGTGGGTGGTAACAATACACATTTGGTCTGTGAGGAATTGAAAACATTACGATTACAGGAATTTGATGGTATACTTTCCGTATCACCTTACTACAATAAGCCCACCCAAGAAGGTATCTACCAACATTTCAAGGCAATTTCTGAAAGTTCCCCTTTACCGATTATTGTGTACAATGTACCCGGTAGAACCGGCAGTAACATCTTGCCTAAAACCACGTTGCGTTTAGCAAATGATTTTGAAAATATCATTGCGGTAAAAGAAGCATCAGGCGATTTGGTACAGATTATGCAAATAATCAAGCATAAGCCGACGGGATTTCATGTGATTTCGGGAGATGATATTACAGCTTTGCCAACGGTTTTGGCAGGTGGATCAGGCGTTATATCGGTATTGGGTCAGGGATTACCGTCCGAGTTTTCAAAAATGGTTCGTAGTGGGCTCAATGGCGAACAAGAAAGTGCTTATCAAACCCACTATCAACTTACAGAGTTGATGGAACTTATTTTTGAAGAGGGGAATCCCGCAGGCATAAAAACAGTATTCGAAACCTTAGGGCTTTCTTCGGCAACCGTTCGTCTTCCCTTGGTAGAAGCCTCAAATATTTTGAAAGAAAAAATCTCAGAGGCTATCAAACCTTTTGTCAAGGTGAGTGTGTAA
- a CDS encoding GNAT family N-acetyltransferase, translating to MLSLIRTTNTNRDFIKLVVQLDTDLAQRDGEDHGFYDQFNGIEGLNHTIVAYQNKKPIGCGALKQFDGDTVEIKRMYTVPKARGKGLATSILQALEVWAKELGYTHCILETGKKQPEALALYRKSSYHIIPNYGQYSGIENSICFQKCINN from the coding sequence ATGCTTTCTTTGATCAGAACAACAAATACAAATCGAGACTTTATAAAATTGGTCGTTCAACTTGATACAGATCTCGCCCAAAGGGATGGGGAAGACCACGGTTTTTATGATCAATTCAACGGTATCGAAGGCCTAAACCATACCATTGTTGCCTATCAAAACAAAAAACCGATCGGCTGTGGTGCCCTAAAGCAATTCGATGGTGATACCGTAGAGATAAAACGTATGTACACTGTACCCAAAGCAAGGGGCAAAGGTTTAGCGACATCAATTCTACAGGCTTTAGAGGTTTGGGCAAAAGAACTGGGGTATACCCACTGTATATTGGAAACCGGCAAAAAACAACCTGAAGCCTTGGCACTGTACAGAAAAAGTAGCTACCACATTATTCCCAATTACGGACAATATTCAGGCATTGAAAATAGCATATGCTTTCAAAAGTGCATCAATAACTAA
- a CDS encoding PDC sensor domain-containing protein, producing the protein MVKKILYGGSLIIFTILLYHVYEYYSFTKERNAFIQEKGKATTILLKNQIDSVLSVIVTEGERLAKDFGANDYTTQEIEHIIKESSLKIPALQGITACYEKYAFSGDRELYCPYYDKGTGSYINVGESYDYTDESNDSGLWYTSVRNHGAKWVEPYFAEAAKDWYVDFGIPFTYASGPKKGQVRGTITMSFLTSGFKNLVHSLSIGKTGYGMVISNEGNFLSHPINDYIGTKNLSEVTKTLENDSLKQSYEALLRGDTGNIEFEDKEREDQVLFYYDHIPSSDWGIGLMFYKNELLDSTSALNHRFIKLALLLSAFLLIIIAIYFNKDYLDRQEIWQLSILATILLISNIFLIGYLEHTGSRKTTLEESPPIADINSLGSFINQQNIRLETLKLSKYVPVPTGIFIQRMAFENSYNLNVGGTIWQKYPLDIIDSVQIGFRLPQTSPFAEASFIEEVYRKKFEATQASLGYMLIGWDFRVTLQQYLNYENFPLDKRHINIEIVPVNQEDKLIFTPDLASYEFTNPSQKAGLNPNVKISGNKIMGSYFNYSVESYDTDFGYGSKTMFEEVPILHFNIDLRRILLNTFVTYLIPIFVTLIMMFILIVACSKTEERQGIIEGMAAFFFVLIFSHIDMRKEIITADLIFMEYFYFITYGMIILSTWNLITYAKNKAAIFDYNENQIFKASYFPFFFLCVLIVVLSKFY; encoded by the coding sequence ATGGTAAAAAAAATATTGTACGGCGGCTCCCTTATCATCTTCACGATATTGCTGTATCATGTATACGAATACTATAGCTTTACCAAAGAACGAAACGCCTTTATACAGGAAAAAGGAAAAGCGACCACCATACTTTTAAAAAATCAGATAGATTCCGTTTTATCCGTTATCGTTACCGAGGGCGAGCGATTGGCCAAAGACTTTGGGGCCAATGATTACACCACTCAGGAAATTGAGCATATCATAAAAGAGAGTTCCTTAAAAATCCCTGCCCTACAAGGCATTACCGCCTGCTACGAAAAGTATGCCTTTTCTGGGGACAGGGAGTTGTATTGTCCCTATTATGACAAGGGAACGGGAAGCTATATCAATGTTGGGGAGAGCTATGATTATACCGATGAAAGCAATGATAGCGGTCTTTGGTATACAAGCGTTCGTAACCATGGTGCCAAATGGGTAGAGCCTTATTTTGCCGAAGCGGCCAAAGACTGGTATGTGGATTTTGGTATACCCTTCACATACGCCTCAGGACCAAAAAAAGGTCAAGTACGCGGTACCATTACCATGAGTTTTTTAACGAGCGGATTCAAAAACTTGGTACATTCATTAAGCATAGGCAAAACAGGTTATGGTATGGTCATATCAAATGAGGGCAATTTTTTGTCACATCCCATAAACGATTACATCGGTACCAAAAATCTTTCCGAAGTTACCAAAACCCTTGAAAACGATTCCCTAAAACAATCTTATGAAGCACTTTTGCGGGGAGATACCGGCAATATAGAATTTGAAGATAAAGAAAGAGAGGACCAAGTACTTTTTTACTATGACCATATTCCTTCGTCTGATTGGGGAATTGGGCTGATGTTTTATAAAAATGAGCTGCTGGACAGTACCTCGGCATTGAACCATAGGTTTATAAAACTAGCCTTGTTGTTATCGGCTTTTTTGCTCATCATCATTGCCATATATTTCAACAAAGATTATTTAGATAGGCAAGAGATATGGCAGTTAAGTATATTGGCAACTATTTTATTGATTTCCAATATATTTTTAATAGGCTATTTGGAACATACGGGCAGTCGAAAAACAACCTTGGAAGAAAGCCCGCCAATCGCCGATATAAATAGTTTGGGCAGTTTTATAAATCAACAGAATATAAGGCTCGAGACCTTAAAGCTCTCCAAATACGTACCTGTTCCCACAGGGATTTTCATTCAGCGGATGGCTTTTGAGAACAGCTATAACCTAAATGTGGGCGGCACGATTTGGCAAAAATATCCTCTTGATATCATCGATAGTGTTCAAATAGGTTTTCGCTTACCTCAAACATCGCCATTTGCCGAAGCATCATTCATCGAGGAAGTGTACAGAAAAAAGTTTGAAGCCACCCAGGCAAGCTTGGGTTACATGCTTATTGGATGGGATTTTAGGGTAACATTGCAACAGTATTTGAACTACGAAAATTTTCCGTTGGACAAACGCCATATCAATATAGAGATAGTTCCTGTAAACCAAGAGGACAAATTGATTTTCACGCCTGATCTCGCAAGCTATGAATTTACCAACCCGAGCCAAAAAGCAGGTTTAAACCCCAATGTAAAAATCTCTGGCAATAAAATAATGGGAAGTTATTTTAACTATTCGGTGGAATCTTATGATACCGATTTCGGGTACGGCTCCAAAACTATGTTCGAGGAAGTACCTATACTTCACTTTAACATTGATCTACGGCGAATTCTACTCAATACGTTCGTGACTTACCTGATACCCATTTTCGTAACCTTGATCATGATGTTCATCCTCATTGTTGCCTGTTCCAAAACTGAGGAACGCCAAGGTATCATTGAAGGTATGGCCGCTTTTTTCTTTGTTCTAATTTTTTCGCACATAGATATGCGAAAGGAAATTATAACGGCCGATTTGATATTTATGGAGTACTTTTATTTTATAACCTATGGTATGATTATTCTATCTACATGGAATTTGATTACGTATGCTAAAAATAAAGCTGCCATTTTTGATTACAATGAAAACCAAATTTTTAAGGCTTCTTATTTTCCCTTCTTTTTTCTATGTGTGCTTATCGTTGTTTTATCCAAGTTTTATTGA
- the ligA gene encoding NAD-dependent DNA ligase LigA, with amino-acid sequence MTDQQKIEALRNELREHNHNYYVMDNPTISDYEFDMKLRELQALEKQHPEWFDATSPTLRVGGTVTKNFETVLHNERMYSLDNSYSKEDLEDWEKRIQRILGDVKIAFTCELKYDGASISLTYEHGKLVRGLTRGDGVQGDDVTTNIKTIKSVPLQLQGDYPPKFDIRGEIVLPFEGFAKMNAERIENGEEPYMNPRNTASGSLKLQDSTLVAQRPLDCLLYGIVGQDTGIETQWQMLEKARAWGFKVPTVAKLCNSVDEVLAFVEYWDIHRHDLPYETDGVVVKVNSLQYQEELGFTSKSPRWAMAYKFKAEQVSTVLRKITYQVGRTGAITPVANLEPVLLAGTTVKRASLHNADQIAKFDIREGDTVFVEKGGEIIPKIIGVDFTKRPLESKPTQYIDHCPECHTVLERTEGDAKHYCTNYYGCPVQITGRIQHFISRKAMDIEGMGSETVILLFQEGLITTYADLYKLTKEQIMPLERMAEKSAENLVNGVAQSVKIPFERVLFALGIRFVGETVAKKLAKAYKNIDTLMSASAEELTAVDEIGERIAQSVVEFFQNEANRETIARLKSYGVQFELSAEKLENQTEKLKGQTFVVSGVFEKVSREELKKRIEDNGGKVGSSVSSKTTYLVAGDKMGPSKRTKAENLGVQIISEDDFLEMV; translated from the coding sequence ATGACCGATCAACAAAAAATAGAAGCGCTTCGCAACGAACTTCGTGAACATAACCACAATTATTATGTTATGGATAATCCTACGATTTCCGATTACGAATTTGATATGAAACTCAGGGAGTTGCAAGCTTTGGAAAAGCAACATCCTGAATGGTTCGACGCCACTTCACCAACATTACGGGTCGGCGGTACGGTAACCAAGAATTTTGAGACCGTTCTACACAATGAACGCATGTATTCTTTGGACAACTCATACTCCAAAGAGGATTTAGAGGATTGGGAAAAACGTATCCAACGTATTTTAGGAGACGTAAAGATTGCTTTTACCTGTGAGCTAAAATATGATGGTGCAAGTATAAGCCTAACATACGAACATGGTAAATTAGTACGTGGATTGACCCGTGGGGATGGTGTTCAAGGTGATGATGTTACGACAAACATTAAAACCATAAAATCTGTACCCTTACAGTTACAAGGCGATTACCCTCCGAAATTCGATATCAGGGGCGAAATAGTTTTACCATTTGAAGGTTTCGCTAAAATGAACGCAGAACGTATAGAAAACGGGGAAGAACCTTATATGAACCCCAGAAACACAGCTTCGGGGAGCCTAAAACTACAGGACAGTACATTGGTAGCGCAAAGACCGTTGGATTGTTTGTTGTATGGTATCGTTGGTCAAGATACCGGTATCGAGACCCAATGGCAAATGTTGGAGAAAGCCCGTGCCTGGGGATTTAAAGTACCAACCGTTGCCAAACTCTGTAATTCTGTAGACGAAGTTTTGGCATTTGTGGAATATTGGGACATACACAGGCATGATTTGCCCTATGAGACCGATGGTGTTGTAGTCAAAGTGAACAGTTTGCAGTATCAAGAAGAATTGGGATTCACTTCAAAATCGCCCCGTTGGGCCATGGCCTATAAATTTAAGGCCGAACAGGTTTCAACGGTTTTGAGGAAGATCACTTACCAAGTAGGGCGCACAGGAGCCATAACTCCGGTCGCCAATCTTGAACCTGTGCTTTTGGCTGGGACTACGGTTAAAAGGGCATCGTTACACAATGCCGACCAAATTGCCAAGTTTGATATACGTGAAGGAGATACGGTTTTTGTAGAAAAAGGTGGGGAGATTATCCCAAAAATCATCGGAGTAGATTTTACCAAACGCCCGCTAGAATCAAAACCTACCCAATATATTGACCACTGTCCCGAATGCCATACGGTATTGGAGCGCACCGAAGGTGATGCCAAACATTATTGTACCAATTATTACGGTTGCCCTGTTCAGATTACGGGGCGTATTCAGCACTTCATCTCCCGAAAGGCCATGGATATTGAAGGGATGGGCAGTGAAACCGTGATATTGTTGTTCCAAGAAGGTTTGATAACCACTTATGCCGATTTGTACAAGTTGACGAAAGAACAGATAATGCCTTTGGAGCGTATGGCAGAAAAATCGGCCGAAAATTTGGTAAATGGCGTGGCACAATCGGTAAAAATTCCCTTTGAACGGGTACTGTTTGCTTTGGGAATTCGTTTCGTGGGAGAAACTGTCGCTAAAAAATTGGCCAAGGCCTACAAAAACATTGATACCTTAATGTCGGCTTCGGCCGAAGAATTGACTGCCGTAGATGAGATAGGGGAACGTATAGCGCAGTCAGTAGTGGAGTTTTTTCAAAATGAGGCCAATAGGGAAACCATTGCTAGACTTAAAAGCTATGGGGTTCAATTTGAACTTTCTGCGGAAAAGCTTGAAAACCAAACTGAAAAACTAAAAGGACAAACATTCGTGGTTTCCGGTGTGTTCGAAAAGGTCAGTAGGGAAGAATTAAAAAAACGTATCGAGGACAATGGGGGCAAAGTGGGTTCTTCGGTTTCTTCCAAAACTACATATTTAGTGGCCGGGGATAAAATGGGGCCTAGTAAACGTACCAAAGCGGAAAATCTAGGAGTACAAATTATCTCTGAGGACGATTTTTTAGAGATGGTTTGA
- a CDS encoding bifunctional metallophosphatase/5'-nucleotidase — MDRRKFISKTTASTAFLGLGGFSLNSCTGAQKHITILHTNDVHSHVDAFPQNHSRYPNLGGLSRRASLVETIRNENPNTLLFDAGDIFQGTPYFNFYGGEIEFKLMSILKYDAATLGNHDFDNGIGGLFTQLPNAKFDLITANYDFTNTVMNGKTKPYKVYVLNGLRIGVYGLGIQLEGLVTKKLYKETKYLNPYEIALDSERKLKEEEKCDLIICLSHLGYTYENEQRPNDLKLASKTDYTNLIIGGHTHTFLDKPTIRENRKGNQVLINQVGCFGINLGRIDFYFDSKNEVNAQGVSIKV, encoded by the coding sequence ATGGATAGACGAAAATTTATATCAAAAACAACGGCTTCAACGGCTTTTTTAGGCTTAGGAGGTTTTTCATTGAACTCTTGCACAGGAGCTCAAAAGCACATAACCATATTACATACCAATGATGTGCATAGCCACGTTGATGCCTTTCCGCAAAATCACTCCAGATATCCTAACCTAGGTGGGCTTTCCCGTAGGGCCAGCTTAGTGGAAACTATACGCAATGAAAACCCGAATACCCTGTTGTTTGATGCAGGTGATATTTTTCAGGGAACTCCCTACTTTAATTTTTACGGCGGAGAAATCGAGTTTAAACTAATGAGCATACTAAAATATGATGCCGCAACCCTTGGTAATCATGATTTTGATAATGGTATCGGTGGGCTGTTCACACAATTGCCCAATGCGAAATTTGATTTGATAACGGCCAATTATGATTTTACCAATACCGTTATGAACGGTAAAACAAAGCCTTACAAGGTTTATGTATTAAACGGACTTAGAATTGGAGTCTATGGTTTGGGAATACAATTGGAAGGTCTTGTGACCAAAAAATTATATAAGGAAACCAAATATTTAAACCCCTATGAAATTGCCTTGGACAGCGAACGCAAATTGAAAGAAGAAGAAAAATGTGATTTGATTATTTGCCTTTCCCACTTGGGTTATACTTATGAAAATGAGCAAAGGCCCAATGATCTCAAACTCGCATCAAAAACCGATTACACCAACTTGATCATAGGTGGCCATACCCATACTTTTTTGGACAAACCTACTATACGTGAAAACAGAAAAGGAAATCAGGTATTGATAAATCAAGTGGGATGTTTTGGAATCAACTTAGGTCGAATAGACTTTTATTTTGATTCAAAAAATGAGGTCAATGCGCAAGGAGTTTCCATAAAGGTTTGA
- a CDS encoding 5'-nucleotidase C-terminal domain-containing protein, whose protein sequence is MILKTQHFVIFITLILGLSCNRKEQRLSSIRAEQIAIKDSLPETDTILEFITPYKKRIDYILDSTLAFAAKTISKDDGLLNTTAGNLLADIVLSEANPIFKTRTGKNIDFVLLNHGGIRSIISKGHVSARTAYEIMPFENTVVVVELTGKSVRELTSFLIQSGRPHPIAGIQILLDKNNGLESITIQGEPFDENRNYYVATSNYLVTGGDDMGFFAEKVSVVETDYLIRNTIIDYFKKVDTIAPTVDDRFMKLK, encoded by the coding sequence ATGATTTTAAAAACACAACATTTTGTTATATTCATAACATTAATTTTAGGTTTATCCTGCAACAGAAAAGAACAACGCCTAAGTAGCATAAGAGCCGAACAGATAGCAATAAAAGACTCCCTCCCGGAAACCGATACCATTCTGGAATTCATAACACCCTATAAAAAAAGAATAGACTACATATTGGACAGTACTTTGGCTTTTGCAGCTAAGACCATATCTAAAGATGATGGCTTGCTCAATACAACTGCGGGAAATTTGCTCGCTGATATTGTGCTTTCAGAAGCCAATCCTATTTTTAAAACGCGTACCGGAAAAAATATAGATTTTGTTCTTTTAAACCACGGTGGTATTCGCTCAATTATTTCCAAAGGGCACGTATCTGCCCGAACAGCATATGAGATAATGCCGTTTGAAAACACCGTCGTCGTTGTAGAGCTAACCGGTAAGTCGGTAAGGGAGTTGACCTCTTTTTTGATACAATCAGGACGGCCCCACCCTATCGCTGGGATACAGATTCTTTTGGACAAGAACAACGGTTTGGAATCGATAACCATACAGGGAGAACCTTTTGATGAAAACCGTAATTACTATGTGGCCACATCAAACTATTTGGTCACTGGGGGCGACGATATGGGATTTTTTGCAGAAAAGGTCTCGGTCGTGGAGACAGATTATCTCATCCGAAATACGATAATAGATTATTTTAAAAAAGTAGATACCATAGCACCTACCGTGGATGATCGCTTTATGAAATTGAAGTAA
- a CDS encoding DUF6913 domain-containing protein, whose amino-acid sequence MFLKGIKDKFKYKSGLKFLKEALAHPAPPVMRSKGITSLACIVDLDSFDDANLFFEFIDEFKLRPNAVKIIGYKNYYDKNSPYATPVFSDKDLGWNGAIENSYALEFLSREYDVLVNYYNSESLLMQLMTLQTKARIKVGFGEMDKAYNDLIINTPLSDFKTFKKELKKYLSVLNEIE is encoded by the coding sequence ATGTTTTTAAAGGGAATTAAGGATAAATTTAAATACAAATCCGGTCTAAAATTCTTGAAGGAAGCACTTGCCCATCCTGCTCCGCCCGTTATGCGTTCCAAGGGGATAACCTCTTTGGCCTGTATAGTGGATTTGGATTCTTTTGATGATGCAAATCTCTTTTTTGAATTTATTGACGAGTTCAAATTAAGGCCCAATGCAGTCAAGATTATTGGCTATAAAAATTATTATGACAAAAACTCACCATATGCCACACCGGTTTTCTCCGATAAGGATTTGGGGTGGAACGGGGCTATTGAAAACAGTTATGCCTTGGAGTTTTTGAGTCGGGAATATGATGTATTGGTAAACTATTACAATTCTGAAAGTTTGTTGATGCAATTAATGACCTTACAGACAAAAGCTCGTATCAAAGTAGGTTTTGGTGAGATGGATAAAGCATATAACGATCTTATCATAAATACACCTTTGAGCGATTTTAAGACCTTTAAGAAAGAACTGAAAAAATATTTGTCCGTTCTCAACGAAATTGAATAA
- the prmC gene encoding peptide chain release factor N(5)-glutamine methyltransferase produces the protein MLLREIKSIYHKELDEIYGKEEVDSFFYILIDHYLGLERFILALQPELIISKSEEQPLFKALSQLKLCKPIQHITGLAHFMDMDFYVNETVLIPRPETEELIQWVMNYLESRRSQHLRILDIGTGSGCIAISLAKNIPDAKVFALDISKKALEVAQSNAKLNKVDISFLQTDILEERPLLGNSTIFRSKFDVMVSNPPYVREIEKQEMHANVLAHEPGRALFVPDDNPLVFYEAIANFADKNLIENGSLFVEINQYLGKENQALFKAHEFSAIELKKDMFGNDRMIHCKK, from the coding sequence ATGCTCCTAAGAGAAATCAAATCCATTTACCATAAAGAGTTAGATGAAATATATGGGAAAGAAGAAGTTGATAGCTTCTTTTATATTTTGATAGATCATTATTTGGGTCTTGAGCGTTTTATTTTGGCCTTACAGCCAGAACTCATTATTTCAAAAAGTGAGGAGCAACCCCTTTTCAAAGCATTATCGCAACTCAAGTTATGCAAACCCATTCAACATATTACCGGGCTAGCCCATTTTATGGATATGGATTTTTACGTAAACGAGACTGTATTGATACCTAGACCCGAAACGGAGGAATTGATACAATGGGTTATGAATTACTTGGAGAGCAGGCGCAGTCAACACCTGAGAATTTTGGATATAGGCACCGGAAGTGGCTGTATTGCGATTTCGTTGGCAAAAAACATTCCCGACGCTAAAGTATTTGCCCTTGATATTTCTAAAAAGGCACTTGAAGTCGCTCAAAGTAATGCTAAATTGAACAAAGTGGATATCAGTTTTCTACAAACGGATATTTTAGAGGAAAGGCCATTATTGGGCAATTCAACTATATTTCGTTCTAAATTTGATGTTATGGTATCCAATCCGCCCTATGTTAGGGAAATTGAAAAACAAGAAATGCATGCAAATGTTTTGGCGCATGAGCCAGGGCGGGCTCTGTTTGTCCCAGACGATAATCCGTTGGTTTTTTATGAGGCAATTGCAAATTTTGCCGATAAAAATTTGATTGAAAATGGAAGTTTGTTTGTAGAAATCAATCAATATTTAGGAAAAGAAAACCAAGCCCTTTTTAAGGCACATGAATTTTCAGCAATTGAACTCAAAAAAGATATGTTCGGTAATGACCGAATGATACATTGTAAAAAATGA
- a CDS encoding LOG family protein translates to MMKSIVVFCGSSEGSHPEYMQQGYVLGKTLANEGITLVYGGAKIGVMGAVANGALETNGKVIGVIPHFLKVREVFHTNLSQLIITQDMHERKLKMHELSNGIIMLPGGYGTLEEFFEMLTWGQLGLHQYPIGVLNTNGFYDELIAMLAKMVHQGFVKKENYDMILVDDTVDGLLLKMKKYQPVPLLKWITKDQL, encoded by the coding sequence ATGATGAAAAGTATTGTAGTGTTTTGTGGTAGCAGTGAGGGGAGTCATCCTGAATATATGCAGCAGGGTTATGTTTTGGGCAAAACCCTGGCAAATGAGGGAATTACCTTGGTATACGGTGGGGCAAAAATTGGTGTTATGGGAGCTGTTGCCAATGGAGCTTTGGAAACCAATGGCAAGGTAATCGGCGTAATCCCCCATTTTTTAAAGGTACGCGAAGTATTTCACACTAATTTAAGCCAATTGATCATCACGCAAGACATGCACGAGCGCAAATTAAAAATGCATGAATTGTCAAACGGTATTATAATGCTCCCGGGCGGTTATGGTACTTTGGAAGAATTTTTTGAAATGTTGACCTGGGGTCAGTTGGGATTGCACCAATATCCAATCGGTGTCTTGAACACTAATGGCTTTTACGATGAATTGATCGCCATGCTGGCCAAAATGGTACATCAAGGTTTTGTAAAAAAGGAGAATTATGATATGATTTTGGTAGATGATACGGTAGATGGATTACTTTTAAAAATGAAAAAGTATCAGCCAGTACCATTACTAAAATGGATTACTAAAGACCAATTATAA
- a CDS encoding M23 family metallopeptidase has protein sequence MITNTTRRFWYILKSIFAFLLRYRYFKKWFWAPLLLLMIGFTLPQQMVVPVEGATRNSWDKDSFWAYPWGTSITHKGIDIFASRGTNVVASTNGIVIYTHEGGKGGKTVMVLGPKWRFHYYAHLDEIKTFIFKPLKRGHLIGTVGDTGNAKGKPPHLHYAITSPFPYLSRYDSVSVQGWKKMFYLNPDTWLRN, from the coding sequence ATGATAACCAATACCACAAGAAGATTTTGGTATATCCTTAAATCTATTTTTGCTTTTTTACTTAGATATCGATATTTCAAAAAATGGTTCTGGGCTCCTTTGCTGTTATTAATGATAGGTTTTACGTTGCCGCAACAAATGGTCGTTCCGGTCGAAGGCGCAACAAGAAATAGTTGGGACAAGGATTCTTTTTGGGCATACCCTTGGGGAACTTCTATCACCCATAAGGGAATTGATATTTTTGCTTCAAGGGGAACCAACGTTGTCGCCTCTACCAATGGTATTGTCATATACACCCATGAAGGAGGAAAAGGCGGTAAAACCGTTATGGTATTAGGCCCTAAATGGCGATTTCATTATTATGCCCATTTGGACGAAATAAAAACATTTATATTCAAACCTTTAAAGAGAGGTCATTTGATCGGAACTGTCGGTGACACAGGAAACGCAAAAGGCAAGCCACCACATTTGCATTACGCCATAACAAGCCCTTTTCCCTATTTAAGCCGGTACGATTCGGTGTCCGTTCAAGGATGGAAAAAGATGTTTTATCTAAATCCGGATACATGGCTACGAAACTAA
- a CDS encoding GNAT family N-acetyltransferase has product MHTAIIREIRPGDNVEVAQVIRKVLVDLGVPKVGTAYADKALDSMYENYNVPKATYFVVEENDRLLGCAGVAQLQNYDGNVCELQKMYFLEEARGRGIGARMMKLCLDRAKEYGFEQVYIETMPFMKAAQKLYKKSGFEYIDAPMGDTGHYSCPVWMLKNLD; this is encoded by the coding sequence ATGCATACGGCTATCATTAGGGAAATAAGACCAGGCGACAATGTGGAGGTTGCCCAGGTAATTCGTAAAGTTTTGGTTGACCTGGGTGTTCCCAAAGTTGGGACAGCCTATGCCGACAAAGCTTTGGATAGCATGTACGAAAATTATAATGTACCTAAGGCCACGTACTTTGTTGTGGAAGAAAATGACCGGCTGCTGGGCTGTGCCGGTGTGGCCCAATTACAAAATTATGATGGTAATGTATGCGAACTCCAAAAAATGTATTTTTTAGAGGAAGCCAGGGGTAGGGGCATTGGCGCCAGAATGATGAAGCTTTGTTTGGACAGAGCTAAGGAATATGGTTTTGAACAGGTTTATATTGAAACGATGCCCTTTATGAAAGCTGCCCAAAAGCTTTACAAAAAATCTGGTTTCGAGTATATAGATGCCCCCATGGGAGATACCGGGCACTATTCTTGCCCTGTTTGGATGTTGAAAAACCTAGATTGA